The following coding sequences lie in one Ostrea edulis chromosome 8, xbOstEdul1.1, whole genome shotgun sequence genomic window:
- the LOC130049198 gene encoding uncharacterized protein LOC130049198, whose amino-acid sequence MLPEETCYVNEEDTNGDDEQVESVQKNVPRTSRKCSVKWSREDSIIVRNHFRDFVYQTAICSTNERPLQSKEAILQFLATTNLQSIRGLTAHEQYTKVRTKLFNDRL is encoded by the exons ATGCTTCCAG AGGAAACTTGTTATGTTAATGAAGAAGATACTAACGGTGATGATGAACAGGTGGAATCAGTTCAAAAGAATGTTCCTAGGACATCTAGAAAATGCTCAG TGAAATGGTCAAGAGAAGATAGCATTATTGTAAGAAATCATTTTAGGGACTTTGTATATCAGACTGCCATCTGCTCCACAAATGAGAGACCACTGCAAA GCAAAGAGGCCATTCTTCAATTTCTCGCAACAACTAACTTACAGAGCATCAGAGGTTTAACTGCACATGAAcaatacaccaaagtcagaacAAAGCTATTTAATGACAGACTGTGA